CGGTGTTTACCTTAATAGTGTCGTGTTTTGGTTATTGTGATTGTATTTTTTATATAAGGAAATTTGATTCAATAATTGTAATTATAAGACAATCACATCACCCAATAGGCTAGAGGATTACACCCTAACATCAAACTATTTGACCTCACACTGAAGAGGAGAGACCAACATATCAATGAATCCCAATGAAAAACTAATCGAGCAACCGACCAAGTTAACTTGACCAAAATATGTAGCAATTACTGGGACATGATTTGATCATAGTGAAAAATCATTTGGTGGAAAATCTCAAGATCCCTTGTAATCATCTGCACAAGCTAATAATATACCACGACTAAATGCCGATAGAAATACGGGTTCTTATAACAACAAATCAGCTCTCCAAATCCAACCACCCATCAGATTCAATGACGATAACCCTAACTTGAGAGAACAAATCACCTTTAGCGTCTTCGACCACTCTTCCTGCTGACGAGCACACCAACGTCTCCTGCATCACCACGCCGATGTCGTACATTGCGTCGCTACCGTACGTGTTGCATCCCTTAGCCTAGATGGCAATAGGTATTCGAGCTCAAACTGAAGACGAAACACGCCAGCGACATCTCTACCATAGACCTGTATCCAACATGCCATGGTGACATGCGGTCACCGCCGGTAAGAGGGTCGTTGGCACTATTTCTTACCTAAGCCCGGACATGAGGTGAGGCTCAAGAGACTACAACCTCAAGTAGGGGTCATCATTTGGCCTGCGGGCCTAAAAGCCCGTGGGCTTGAAGGGCCAAAGCCCGGCCTGACCCATAGAAAAGCCTATCTCGTCCCGGCCCATAGGGCATGAGGCCGGGCTAAGGCGGAGGATTCAATGCCTTGCCCAGGCCTGTTACATGCCCATCAAAGCCTGCCCGTCCTGGCCCTAAAAGGCCCTCCCAAAAGGTCGCCTTAAAGCCCTTTCAATTGTTTTATTAATATTTTTTATGGAGTTATTAGTTAAATGTGTGAACTAATTAATTTATTAAGTCATTTTTTATGTTGATTTTTTATTATATTTAGTTCTATCATTAACAAATTTTAAATTTTTTATATTTTTTGTTTTATTTGATAAAATTCTATTAAATATATGTATATAATAAGCCCAACCCGACCTTAATAAGCCCGTAAAGCCGGGCCCGTGGGTTTTGATTTTTTCAAATAGCCCGGCCCGACCCTAAAATTTAAAAAAATATGTTTAAGGCCCGGCCTAACCCGATCCAAACCAATAAAGCTTGAGTAGGGCCGAGCCGGGCCGGGCGGGTTTTTTGAGGACCCGTAGCCTCAGGCACTAAACTTTAGGGCCCAAATTAATTTTTTTTTAAAGCTATAGAGAACTAACTTAGAAGAAGAAAGAGTGTGCTATAATCACAGAAGTGTGTTAAACCCTATGGGGTCTCATGTCTATCATTCCTATTCATTTCTTGCCCGTCCAGGACTGTGAAAACCACCCCCAATTTTCTTATCATCTATAGATGGGATATAATAAAGTATGCCCCTAGCTGGCTGGTGGTTTTAGTAAGAATCGAAGCTTTCACTAGCCTAATCTAAAAAAGCCTGAGAGATATTATGACAAGGAGAAGTTTCACCCTCCATGAATATCTTATATGACATTATAGTCTATATAATGGTTTTTTACCGTCCTTGAGTTCCTTTTCTTTCATACGAGCATTAGAGGACACCATCTTAAAACTCGTCTCGGGTCTAGAAATTTAAGGTCCGACCTTGTCCTTACCTGCTCTAGACTTAGATCCAGTAAGAGAAGATAGAGGAACAACCATCCAACCCAAGTCCTCCATCCATGGACTACACTTCTACCTTAAACCTATGTCACCGGCTCGACCTTCCATCCTCTCTCCGTCTCTCGAACAGGGAAGAGGCGCACAACGAACTTCTCTTTTTTCTCTCCACGCTTGAGGCTCATTCTAACCTTAGAAAGAGAGAGTCGGTGCAACTTAATTCATATACCATTTAATTTGTTTTTTCCTTTCTTTTTTTTTTCTTGGTTTTTAAAAGAAGAGTCACATCTAAGCCAACACACTCCATAATTATGCAAATTTGTTTGTTTGTTGGATTTGAGGAAGTTGATGAGGGTAATGAAGAAGTCAAAGTTGGAGAAAATAAGCACAAGGACTGCAAAATCTTTTCATTTTGAGGTAGTCATAAATGTGGTCACTGGAAACCCATGTTACTCGATTTCTTTCTTGATGCGACTGCCTGAGAAGTAGTAACATGAGCTTGTCCAACTTACATCAGTCCTATTCACTATTATTTTCAGGTTCTTCGTTTCCTATTCGTTTTAAACGAAGTTTTTATGTCCGGAACGTGTCATGTTCATCATCTTTTTCAGGTTAGAAATTCTGCCGGAACATTTATGATTGCTAAGCACATATATGCATGTTGTGAGTCGTGTACGTGTTTGATGTTCCAAAATCTTAAGTTTTAATTAGGTAAATCATGCATCCATCAGTGTCTTTGTTTCTTGTATAACTCTGAATGATTTGGGTTTTGAGTCTAACATTTTGATGATATGCTAGACAGTATCTTTGTGATTTTCGAATTGTTGTATAAAGTTCTCGGGGTGGTTGTTTTTGTACGTGAACTTTTCTATATACGCGAGTCGTCATTGATCTTACACTTGTTATATACTTTCTCTGCGACAACATAGAGCCTTTAGAATTATAAAGGAAAATCTGAGATATCCCGGCAACTTGAAGTTTTCATCTGTTATGATCAACCAGACATGCAATTAAGATCATAACAAGCTAGGATCGCGTAATTCTGGTTGAACTCTGGCAAGTTAAGATTGTTCCCGCGAGTGTTTCCCTAATGATTTGCTCTTCTTACCTAAAACAAGTAGGTTTGCACAATGTTCTTGTTAATTCTCATTTTGGTTCTTTAATATGTTTGACGTTTCTTATGAAAATGTGGTTTGGATCGGTCGGTACGTTGGATCTGATCATCTTGCCGGCCTAGCGTGGCCTCTGAGCTAACTTGCCGGCCTATCTATGCATGCATGGCTCTGGCTCCACAAACCCTGCAAACGCAATAAATATGCAGATCGATATACCAGACCGGCAGGCCCAGAAAGAGACATCACAGAGAACTTGAGAGAGAGAGAGAGAGAGAGAGAGCAGTACGTAATATCAGTCCAGAATCATATATATACGTACGTTATGTTTGAAAGAGAGGTATCTACTTCATTTTAACGTGTGCTATCGGCTGCAGCTAGCTAAGAATTCGTACATGAATCATATAGATTAACGTACGTTGGCATATAACTTCATTCCAATCAAAATGGCGGGGTTTATTCACTCTTAATTTGCATGAACTAAGCAAGTAGCTAGCTTTCACATAATTTTCTTACAGTTTAGCTGCTCATGTCATTTTATGTTTGTCGAGCAATGTAAGAAGTTGTGCTAACTCATGTTGGTAAGAAGTTGTGCTATCGAGAAACTACGAACATTGACAACCCTGAGTAATATGGTAATGTTTCGTTCGGAATCGGAAAAATCTATACCGGCTTGTAAAATTGATATCAGCATCGCTATATATACACATTGGTTTCAAAAGGATGTTTTCATTGTTTTCACAAAATCAGTGATTTTTCTCTGGAGTGGGATTCAACTACGTACGGCATGCATCAACACACTCAGGAATTTTCCTCAAACTACCTTAGATAGCTGCCATTTGAAATAACTCCTGCTTCCCATCGCTGTGTCATAATATATAGTGGCTGCAGATTCTGTCGTTTCCTTTTTCACAAGCAAAAGAGCAATCCAAAAAGCACCAAGGGAAGAAGTGGCAATGGGACATACGATCAAAGAAAAAACATAAGATCTCCTTTGGAGCATTCATGTCAATAAGTAGAATTTGATACCAACTGCAATACCTAGCTAAGGCATACTTGTCATCTAAGAACAATATATTTTGTTTGCTACAAGTGAAAATAGGGGCACTTATATAAAACTAGCACCATAACCCCATTCATGGGGGAAAAGTGAACTGAATCATATACATCATAACTTATTTGCACTAGTACAAATGTTAGGGTTAAACTTTTTACATTTACCTCTCAATAGAAAATTGAAAACAAAAATGGATATAATAATGAAATGATGGTTCTGTTAGAAGCCAACCAACCTCATATTAATCAGCTTACAATTGTGAACAAGTTATACATATATTTGAACAGAATGGGATGGTTGATCAATTTGCACCCAAAAAAAACAAGATTGCAAGTAACTCTGATAGAGGCCTTGAAAAAAAAGATGCATAAATTTTAATTTAAGATTTCTCTTCTGATTGGTCACTTTGGTCCTTAGGTTCTTCTGGTTGTGGCTCTGCTTCTGCGGCTGGGGCTGGGGCTGGGTCTTGGGGCTCTTCAGCAGCTGCTTCTTTTGGTTGATGTTTCTTAGCAGCCTGGAGAACATGGCTGTAATTTCCTTTCTCCATGAAGAGCTGAGCGAAATGGACCTTGCAGTAAAGGATTCCATCAAGAGCAGCATAAGATGAATGTGTAAGGGGACAGCCCCCATGAGCACACCTGAAGCATGACTTGTGGTAACTTTCTCCCTCTAATGTCACCTGTTTTATATCAGAAACACTTAAGTCTCCATATCAATAGATAACTTACTATGTATTGGTAAAGGTTTTCTTGCACTTTCGATTGTGAATTAGAATCAATGAAGTAGAATCATGTCTAAAAGTCGAGAATTCGACAACATAAACGAATCAAGAGAACATTGTATCCACTCTCTAACATGATCATAAATCCGTACAGTTGTTGTCTGGGATATCTAAATGAGTTGCTGCAAATATTAACATTTCTGCAGCCATGTAACATCTAGTACTGAGAAGAAAGGGTATATGAATGAATGCATGAATATATGTCGATGTAACTTTTTTGTTAATACTTCATACCTTCTCCAGTGGATAGACCGTCTTTGAGCAAGTTGCACACTTGTCTTGGGTTCCAGAGAACATGGAAGAGAGTTTGCTGGGTGCCCTATTCTGTAGAATAATGTCACATTTCACATGTTACACTGGCCAATTTTATCAAGACAAATTATACAGTATTAATCAATTGGTTATCATCATCATCATGAATTTTCATTCACCAATAGCTGGCATTAGTTCCAAAATTAAGAAGTTGATTGGGAATAAAACCAAGTTTGAATGCCAGGCATTCGCTTTTGATCAGATTTTTGGTGATAAATTTATTCAATATGGCATGTGACAGTGAGCATACATACCAGTACTTCATTCTGCTTCTCAGCGGACTTTGCTGCTTCATCATCATAAAAACATTGTTAGTTAAAGAAGGAAAAAGAAAAGTAGCAGCTATCAATTCAAAAATAAAGAAATGAAAGAATGGGAACAGAAGTTTTACCAAAATTCTTGCTGAAATTCCCAGATTCCTTGAAAAGCTGCTCAAAATGAGGTTTGCAATAGAGGACTCCATCCATGGAGGAATAGGTGCTCATCTGTCAAAAATTTCTCTTAATCATTTCCATTTTTTGAAGATCCAAATCATAAGTCTGCAAATTCCTTGTATGATTCTCACTCAAGCGTGAATGAATGTTAAATGTTGATTTATACGAGTATTAAGAATTAAAGATGAACCCCTTATCAATCAATTGTTGAGAATCGTTCACATGCATGTTGATGGAAGACAAACTCAAGAAATGAAAAATTAACAATGCACATATATAGCGTTTAAAAGTGAAGACAAGGTGAAAGAAGATCACAGAAATATAAATACCGAGAGAAACCCTTTGCAGTGGCTGCATTTGAAGCAGGATTTATGATAAGGTAATCCTTCAAGGGACAACATATCAACAACGTAAACAGTCTTTTCACAAGCCTTGCATTTATCCAAAGTTCCTGTAAATGCCATTGTTTCTTCCTTATACAAAGAGATCCAAAAATCCCAGAAATTTGATAGTAATATGTGATCTTCTTCTTCAACTCAGATATCTGAGGATGAGAGACAAGTTCAAACAAGGGAAGAAGCACCGTGATTGTTACCGGTACCTCAGACAATTAAAATGGAGGATTGAACAAAGTCTCTGGTTTGTCTTAATAACAGTGAACTTATATCTCATGCTAGTAAATAGAAACAAGTTAATGGAGACCAATGCAAGGAAGTTAAGATGGGAAATGTATTGCTCAAATTGTGGTGTCATCCGATTGGATTGGAGTGAAACCAGGTTGGTGTTCTGACCTTTTCAAGAGAAAAAAGGTTTAAGATGACAAAATGATAGCCAGCCAACTGTTTTGCTATTTGGTTGTTGGTAGTTATGTTAGTTAAAATTAGAACTCCCCAGATGTGTGAAAATCAGTCCACACTTTTTGATTTTTGCAAGGTTTAATAATGGCAAATGACAATGTTGAAACAATATGTGATCCAATGATCCAGATTAGCCATCACCTTTTAGCTTCTAAAATGTGGGATTCTAACTTTTTTGGTTTACTTTTGAGCATCCCAGCCAAAATAAAAATTAATTACAAGGAAAAAGAACTATAGATTATTTTACCGGCAGTTGAAAATTGTATTAATATCATTATTCATAAGTTTTCTTTTTATACACAATAAAACTTACTGTGATAAGTATAATACCAAAGCAGATTAAGTTGAGCACAACAACACGAAATAATTGCAACCAAGAATTCTGAGAATACAAACTATAAGAGTTCCCAACTAAAAGTAAAAAAAGGAAGAACCGACTTATACGCATGGTAAAAGATAGGCACATTGGCTATACAGGTGAGTAAGGCAGAACTAACCCCATTAGAGAAAATCAAACTATTAGAGTTCTTGAACGACCCAACCATGGAGGCAATACAACTTGCTGACACAGTATGAGATCGGAGATGGTCTTTCCATGCCGGTCAATTCTTCTAGAGCAGTTAACACCACCATCAAGAATGTCCCTAACCACTACATTCAAAGATCGGATTCCCTTCACTTCATATATTTCCACCTTTACATTTTCGTCGACCCATTTGTCTCTTTCATTGATGGCTTCTGTATCTGGAAAAGAAGAAGAATTTAAAAGAGTTGACACTACTTTCTTTACCCACTTCGGTGTTATGATCCTCTTCAACCTCTCTACATCTGGAGGAAAATGTGGGATGATAGAAAAGTTCAAGTCATTTCCTTTGTCTCCAGCTCGGCTATCTGCTACATCATAGAGTGGAATTTTCTGGCCAGATGGAGCAGGAGAGTTTCTTCCAGAAAATGGAACATCAGTAGAAGAATCAACTTCACTTGCCTCAGAAAACGGGAATACAGACACATGAGGACTAGTTTTTATCCCATCTGGAAATCCAATTCCTGTTTTGTTTGATTTCATCACTCTGGTGTGCTTTACTGCAGTCTGCCAGAATACGTGTTCACGCTTGACCTGAAAGACAACACAATTTTATTTTCTTTCTTCACTTATTTTACATATTTGTTATTAGTGTAAAAATATGGTTGCCAGTTGACTTGAAAACCAGATCTGATGAGTCAAAAATGTTACAACTACTAGATGTTTGATGGACAGAAGTGGGAAACTAACATTAAAGGATCAATAAGAAGAAAAATTCAATAAGACAAAAAACAAAAACAAAAAGGGAAAGGGGTCAGGAACTACTGGTTACTGTTTACTTATGATTAAAGTTTCAAGTTTATGAAGCAAGTGATCAAAGAAAATCATGTTGTAGTTGAGGAGGCGGGGAAGAAAATGAGCGCACCAAATATTTTTCAAGGATGATTTCTTTCTTGTGTCCAGTGCTGAAATAAAAAAAGGTAAGCAATGTCACAGGCTATTTCTCAGGTGGCAAGATGCTGATTCAAGAGGGAGAATGAAAGCTGCAAAAACTGATAACAAATTTCACCTGATACCACCACCACCAGCTGGTCCATTTGTATATAAAGCAGTAAAATCTGTAGTAAATTGGACTGCGTGCTCCTTTAGCTTGAAGTAACCCATCCATGCGTAATCTAATATCACTAACCATCCGGCACAAAGCACTGTCACTAAGACCAGTTGCCTTCAGGCTATCAAGCCCAACTATATAAGAAATTACATGGCCGCTAACATCAGGAATTACTTCTTCCATCCATGATCTCACCTATATAATATAGAAACAGGAAATAGCTAAGCTGGTGTGAAGTTTCCAAATAAAGCAGAATCAATTTTAACTTTGTCATTCAAAAAAGTCAAAACAACTACACTTTCTTATATCGTACAAGTCAAATCGAAAGGAACCACAATGACATGGTATTAAGTGTTTTAACTTTTAAGTTTATCTACCAGAAACTCAGCAGCCTTGGCACGTTGTACACATTCATACCCTCCATATGATATTTCACCCCATCCTTTCCAACCGTAGTCCTGAAAACTAAAAGAGGAAAACATTAGCCAAAAAGAAACCAGCCAAATACAGTATAAAATTGTGCACACATTTGGTGAAAGAGTGAAAGAGCTATCGACCTCACATGACAAGAGATGCTTAAATTAGTGACATCAAAGCAGCAGGATAGACTTCTCTAGCATTATACGAGGGTAAACAAACCCACAACAAATTTCGTATGAGTAGATGAGTACTATCCCATAAGCACTGAAAGCATCATATCAGAAAGGTTTGAAGACCAAAATCAGAAAAGCAGCCAGGGATTAT
Above is a window of Fragaria vesca subsp. vesca linkage group LG7, FraVesHawaii_1.0, whole genome shotgun sequence DNA encoding:
- the LOC101307622 gene encoding pollen-specific protein SF3-like: MAFTGTLDKCKACEKTVYVVDMLSLEGLPYHKSCFKCSHCKGFLSMSTYSSMDGVLYCKPHFEQLFKESGNFSKNFAKSAEKQNEVLNRAPSKLSSMFSGTQDKCATCSKTVYPLEKVTLEGESYHKSCFRCAHGGCPLTHSSYAALDGILYCKVHFAQLFMEKGNYSHVLQAAKKHQPKEAAAEEPQDPAPAPAAEAEPQPEEPKDQSDQSEEKS